Within the Sporomusaceae bacterium genome, the region GAGGATTTCCGCCGTGTGCTGGCCGAGCATGGGGGCGGGGGTATCGACGCTGCCGGGGGTGGCCGACATTTTAATGGGCACGCCGGCCATTTTGACCGGCCCGGCGACAGGGTGGTCTGTTTCGACGATCATTTCGCGGAAGATGATCTGCGGGTCGGCGACGACTTT harbors:
- a CDS encoding CoA transferase, producing the protein KVVADPQIIFREMIVETDHPVAGPVKMAGVPIKMSATPGSVDTPAPMLGQHTAEILQELLGLKPEDIEGLRTRKVL